In a genomic window of Acidilobus saccharovorans 345-15:
- a CDS encoding HAD-IB family phosphatase, protein MKVKAVIFDVDGVLTEVKSSWGFVHETLGVADRARRYAEMFERGEITYQDWLRLDTGLWVEATGGQITRWDLERILSRIPLRPCIREVSICIHRMGKRIALLSGGIDLLVARVADVVGADLWMANQLSFDSRWRLVPGGVAAVGVNKARAIKLLAGELGVSLGEVMYVGDSQWDAGAMKLVGYPVAMGDDASLEGVAKYRVNRLSEVCDLLKKIEGEGQKWEGLTGP, encoded by the coding sequence TTGAAGGTTAAGGCAGTGATATTTGACGTTGACGGCGTCCTTACAGAGGTTAAGAGCAGCTGGGGCTTCGTCCACGAGACCCTTGGGGTCGCCGACAGGGCCAGGCGGTACGCTGAAATGTTCGAGAGAGGCGAAATAACATACCAGGACTGGCTTAGGCTGGACACCGGCCTCTGGGTTGAGGCAACAGGAGGCCAGATAACGAGGTGGGACCTGGAGAGGATATTATCAAGGATACCGCTGAGGCCGTGCATAAGGGAGGTCTCGATATGCATCCACAGGATGGGTAAGAGGATAGCCCTGTTGAGTGGAGGCATAGACCTCCTAGTCGCAAGGGTCGCTGACGTGGTTGGCGCTGACCTGTGGATGGCGAACCAGCTGAGCTTTGACTCCAGGTGGAGGCTGGTTCCCGGGGGCGTGGCGGCGGTGGGGGTCAACAAGGCCAGGGCCATAAAGCTCCTCGCAGGGGAGCTCGGGGTTAGCCTCGGCGAGGTCATGTATGTCGGCGACTCGCAGTGGGACGCAGGGGCCATGAAGCTTGTAGGCTACCCGGTTGCCATGGGTGATGATGCGTCCCTCGAGGGCGTGGCGAAGTATAGGGTGAACAGGCTCTCAGAGGTGTGCGACCTCCTGAAGAAAATAGAGGGTGAAGGACAAAAGTGGGAGGGCCTCACTGGCCCTTGA
- a CDS encoding DUF123 domain-containing protein encodes MCPEGALRGSDALRGIRRRPDGVVDALPSCKGVYAICFRLDSPVIVMGRGGKVLGSAGPGLVLYVGSAGGPGGLRSRISRHFWGADRCWWHVDCISRAAASVEFIFYRVGSSGVKAEDELAGRLMELESLRPVGMLGATDSKRPHMFICSDRAAVVSLLKSVGTLVDFGDDHVGGT; translated from the coding sequence TTGTGCCCGGAGGGAGCCCTTAGGGGCAGTGACGCTCTCCGGGGTATCAGACGCCGCCCTGACGGCGTCGTTGACGCTCTGCCCTCCTGTAAGGGGGTCTACGCCATTTGCTTCAGGCTCGACAGCCCAGTTATCGTTATGGGCAGAGGAGGCAAGGTGTTGGGCTCGGCCGGGCCAGGGCTTGTGCTATATGTAGGCAGCGCCGGGGGGCCAGGAGGGCTTAGGTCGAGGATTTCAAGGCACTTCTGGGGTGCCGACCGCTGCTGGTGGCACGTAGACTGCATATCGAGGGCTGCAGCCTCCGTCGAGTTCATATTCTACAGGGTTGGGAGCTCTGGCGTTAAGGCGGAGGACGAGCTGGCCGGGCGGCTAATGGAGCTCGAATCGCTGAGGCCCGTGGGAATGCTTGGGGCCACGGACTCTAAGAGGCCTCACATGTTCATATGCAGCGACAGGGCCGCGGTGGTGTCGCTTCTCAAGTCTGTGGGGACACTTGTTGATTTTGGTGATGACCATGTCGGTGGGACATAA